A single genomic interval of Alistipes provencensis harbors:
- the glgP gene encoding alpha-glucan family phosphorylase, translating into MSNAKHSPDFLFEVSWEVCNKVGGIHTVISTKAQTVTRKFADRYILLGPDLSHEGVNPEFEEDPALLKAWRQSLYNEGIRVRVGRWKIKGEPTVVLVDFSSLIPRKDEILKNLWESYHVDSISGQWDYIEPVLFGWAAGVVIASYVETFCAPTDKAAAHFHEWMTAAGGLYLRNHAPYVATVFTTHATVMGRCIAGNRLPLYNDLTKFNADELARQFNVTAKHSIEKMAATYHDAFLTVSDITANECKYLLGREPDGVTPNGFENDFVWTGEEYYAKRDEARKAMITVAEACLGQKFTGDPLIVGTSGRYEFRNKGIDVFIESLKQLAASDKLRREVLAYITVPAGNRGPRVDLQAHLADASNPIDESQYKYTTHYLDNPAWDPVVNALKDSVLTRPESKVKVIFVPTYLNRADGIFNKDYYELLVGMDLTVFPSYYEPWGYTPLESVAFSVPTVTTTLAGFGLWVDKHREHAGVEVVRRDDYNDREVEQKVAETLLRFSLLDEKHVNEMRTSAYEISTTALWEHLFAAYEQAYSEAVESSVVRTNRAVLDDGGAKTEQINFVRQQLFVEKPVWNRMMVDKTLPRRLHALEELSRNLWWCWNPGARDLFEGIDPSLWAECGRNPIAFLDALSVERIKELEKDTNFLALLDAVHTQFRDYMNEKPDPKTTSISYFSMEYGLHSSLKIYSGGLGILAGDYLKEASDKNVPMAAVGLLYRYGYFTQRLSAQGAQEATYEAQNFYKLPISPVRDEAGNWMTVTIAFPGRTLSARIWKCQVGRTDLYLLDADIEDNLEEDRQITHYLYGGDWENRLKQEILLGIGGIRALRKVGVKHEVFHCNEGHAAFIGVERIRDLVNHRKLSFSEALEVVRSSSLFTTHTPVPAGHDAFPESMIRQYMSHYPDVLGITWEQYINLGKTNPNDPNEKFSMSVLACNLSQEVNGVSWLHGEVSKDILGNMWPGYFKNELHIGYVTNGVHFPTWIATSLRRLYARYFADGFEGHVYDIPAWQKVHNIPDGELWEERMKLKNKLIKHIRRRYSDPAQVRLDSPRQMLQVIEGIKPDVLTIGFARRFATYKRAYLLFTNLDRLASIVNNKERPVQFIFAGKAHPNDKPGQDLIKRIVEVAAMPQFVGKIIFLQNYDMELARRMVQGVDVWLNTPTRPLEASGTSGEKCVMNGVMQFSVLDGWWVEGYKEGAGWMLPMERTFTDQHFQDELDAEMIYNTIEEQIAPKYYARGEDNIPHEWVESVKKCVADIASNFTTNRMLIDYEDRFYKKLAARKRELSADAYRLAREIAAWKRKVSAAWDQVRVADVQRVKIDKEAVCVGEKYRFSVTVDIANLRPEDIGVEMVIARQIVGGQSVNVTRTIRLEHVRTDNNLVTYALDYTPNEAGTFDVALRIFPSNPHLPHRMDFALVKWA; encoded by the coding sequence ATGAGCAATGCAAAACACTCCCCCGACTTCCTGTTCGAGGTTAGTTGGGAGGTATGCAACAAGGTCGGCGGTATCCATACCGTCATTTCTACCAAAGCACAGACCGTAACCCGCAAATTCGCAGACCGCTACATCCTGCTCGGTCCCGACCTCTCGCACGAGGGCGTGAACCCCGAGTTCGAAGAGGACCCCGCGCTGCTGAAAGCGTGGCGTCAAAGCCTCTATAACGAAGGTATCCGCGTGCGCGTCGGCCGCTGGAAGATCAAGGGCGAGCCGACGGTGGTGCTGGTCGACTTCTCGTCGCTGATCCCCCGCAAGGACGAGATTCTCAAGAACCTCTGGGAGTCGTACCATGTGGACTCGATTTCGGGCCAGTGGGACTACATCGAGCCGGTACTCTTCGGCTGGGCAGCGGGCGTGGTGATCGCCTCCTACGTCGAGACCTTCTGCGCCCCGACCGACAAGGCCGCAGCGCATTTCCACGAATGGATGACCGCTGCCGGCGGCCTCTACCTGCGCAACCACGCCCCCTATGTGGCCACGGTGTTCACCACCCACGCCACGGTCATGGGCCGCTGCATCGCCGGCAACCGCCTGCCGCTCTACAACGACCTCACGAAATTCAACGCCGACGAGCTGGCCCGCCAGTTCAACGTCACGGCCAAACACTCGATCGAGAAGATGGCCGCCACATACCACGACGCCTTCCTGACGGTGAGCGACATCACGGCCAACGAGTGCAAATACCTGCTGGGCCGCGAACCGGACGGCGTGACGCCCAACGGTTTCGAGAACGACTTCGTGTGGACCGGCGAGGAGTACTACGCCAAGCGCGACGAAGCCCGCAAGGCGATGATTACGGTGGCCGAAGCCTGTCTGGGCCAGAAGTTCACGGGCGACCCGCTGATCGTCGGCACCAGCGGCCGCTACGAGTTCCGCAACAAGGGCATCGACGTTTTTATTGAATCTCTTAAGCAGCTCGCGGCCTCGGACAAACTCCGGCGCGAGGTGCTGGCCTACATCACCGTGCCCGCGGGCAACCGCGGCCCGCGCGTCGACCTGCAGGCCCATCTGGCCGATGCGTCGAACCCCATCGACGAGAGCCAGTACAAGTACACGACCCATTACCTCGACAATCCGGCATGGGACCCGGTCGTGAACGCCCTCAAGGACTCGGTCCTGACCCGGCCCGAATCGAAGGTGAAGGTGATCTTCGTGCCGACGTACCTCAACCGCGCCGACGGCATCTTCAACAAGGATTATTACGAACTGCTGGTAGGCATGGACCTCACGGTCTTCCCCTCCTACTACGAGCCGTGGGGCTACACCCCGCTGGAGTCGGTGGCCTTCTCGGTGCCGACCGTCACCACGACGCTGGCCGGCTTCGGCCTCTGGGTGGACAAGCACCGCGAACACGCCGGCGTGGAGGTCGTCCGCCGCGACGACTACAACGACCGGGAGGTCGAGCAGAAGGTCGCCGAGACCCTGCTGCGCTTCAGCCTGCTGGACGAGAAGCATGTGAACGAGATGCGCACCTCGGCCTACGAGATATCGACCACGGCGCTCTGGGAACACCTCTTCGCCGCCTACGAACAGGCCTATTCCGAAGCGGTCGAGAGTTCGGTCGTGCGCACCAACCGCGCCGTGCTGGACGACGGCGGCGCCAAGACCGAGCAGATCAACTTCGTGCGCCAGCAGCTCTTCGTCGAAAAGCCCGTCTGGAACCGCATGATGGTCGACAAGACGCTGCCCCGGCGGCTGCACGCCCTCGAGGAGCTGTCGCGCAACCTCTGGTGGTGCTGGAACCCCGGCGCCCGCGACCTGTTCGAAGGGATCGATCCTTCGCTGTGGGCCGAATGCGGACGCAACCCGATCGCCTTCCTCGACGCGCTGAGCGTCGAGCGCATCAAGGAGCTCGAAAAAGATACGAATTTCCTCGCGCTGCTCGACGCCGTGCACACGCAGTTCCGCGACTACATGAACGAGAAGCCCGATCCGAAGACCACCTCGATCTCCTACTTCTCGATGGAGTACGGCCTGCACTCGTCGCTGAAGATCTACTCGGGCGGTCTGGGCATCTTGGCCGGCGACTACCTCAAGGAGGCTTCGGACAAGAACGTCCCGATGGCCGCCGTGGGCCTTTTGTACCGCTACGGCTACTTCACGCAGCGTCTCTCGGCGCAGGGTGCGCAGGAGGCCACCTACGAGGCGCAGAACTTCTATAAACTGCCGATCTCGCCCGTGCGCGACGAGGCCGGCAACTGGATGACGGTCACCATCGCCTTCCCGGGCCGCACGCTTTCGGCGCGCATCTGGAAATGTCAGGTGGGCCGCACGGACCTCTACCTGCTCGACGCCGACATCGAGGACAACCTCGAGGAGGACCGCCAGATCACCCACTACCTCTACGGAGGCGACTGGGAGAACCGCCTCAAACAGGAGATCCTGCTGGGCATCGGCGGCATCCGCGCCCTGCGCAAAGTGGGCGTCAAGCACGAGGTGTTCCACTGCAACGAGGGCCATGCCGCGTTCATCGGCGTGGAGCGCATCCGCGATCTGGTGAACCACCGCAAGCTCTCGTTCTCCGAGGCACTGGAGGTGGTGCGCTCGTCGTCGCTCTTCACGACCCACACCCCCGTGCCGGCCGGCCACGACGCATTCCCCGAGTCGATGATCCGCCAGTACATGTCGCACTACCCCGATGTGCTGGGCATCACATGGGAGCAGTACATCAATCTGGGCAAGACCAACCCCAACGATCCGAACGAGAAATTCTCGATGTCGGTGCTGGCCTGCAACCTCTCGCAGGAGGTCAACGGCGTGTCGTGGCTCCACGGCGAGGTCTCGAAGGACATTCTGGGCAACATGTGGCCGGGGTATTTCAAGAACGAGCTCCACATCGGCTACGTCACCAACGGCGTGCATTTCCCGACGTGGATCGCCACGTCGCTGCGGCGCCTCTACGCCCGCTACTTCGCCGACGGATTCGAAGGCCACGTCTACGACATCCCGGCCTGGCAGAAGGTGCACAACATCCCCGACGGCGAGTTGTGGGAGGAGCGCATGAAGCTCAAGAACAAGCTCATCAAACACATCCGCCGGCGTTACAGCGACCCCGCGCAGGTGCGTCTCGACTCGCCGCGCCAGATGCTGCAGGTCATCGAGGGCATCAAGCCCGACGTGCTGACCATCGGTTTCGCCCGCCGCTTCGCCACCTACAAGCGCGCCTACCTGCTGTTCACGAACCTCGACCGGCTGGCCTCGATCGTCAACAACAAGGAGCGCCCCGTGCAGTTCATCTTCGCCGGCAAGGCCCACCCCAATGACAAGCCGGGGCAGGACCTCATCAAACGCATCGTCGAGGTGGCCGCCATGCCGCAGTTCGTGGGCAAGATCATCTTCCTGCAGAATTACGACATGGAGCTGGCCCGCCGCATGGTGCAGGGCGTCGACGTGTGGCTGAACACCCCCACGCGGCCCCTCGAGGCCTCGGGAACGTCGGGCGAAAAGTGCGTGATGAACGGCGTGATGCAGTTCTCGGTGCTCGACGGCTGGTGGGTCGAAGGCTACAAGGAGGGCGCCGGATGGATGCTGCCCATGGAGCGCACGTTCACCGACCAGCACTTCCAGGACGAACTCGACGCCGAGATGATCTACAACACCATCGAGGAGCAGATCGCCCCGAAATACTACGCCCGCGGCGAGGACAACATTCCCCACGAATGGGTGGAGTCGGTCAAGAAATGCGTGGCGGACATCGCCTCGAACTTCACGACCAACCGCATGCTGATCGACTATGAGGACCGCTTCTACAAGAAGCTGGCGGCCCGCAAGCGCGAACTGAGCGCCGATGCCTACCGTCTGGCCCGCGAGATCGCGGCGTGGAAGCGCAAGGTCTCGGCGGCGTGGGATCAGGTCCGCGTGGCGGACGTGCAGCGCGTGAAGATCGACAAGGAGGCCGTCTGCGTCGGCGAGAAGTACCGCTTCTCGGTGACGGTGGACATCGCCAACCTCCGCCCGGAGGACATCGGCGTGGAGATGGTCATCGCCCGCCAGATCGTCGGCGGACAGAGCGTCAACGTCACCCGCACGATCCGGCTCGAGCATGTTCGCACGGACAACAATCTGGTAACCTATGCGTTGGACTACACGCCCAACGAGGCCGGAACGTTCGACGTGGCGCTGCGCATCTTCCCCAGCAACCCGCATCTTCCGCATCGCATGGATTTTGCATTGGTGAAATGGGCGTAA
- the hemW gene encoding radical SAM family heme chaperone HemW yields the protein MAGLYFHIPFCRRICAYCDFYKSVGLGRMEELVAAMHRELEARREYLGGEAVRTRYFGGGTPSLCPPETIAGLLDHAEKLFDCSAAEETTLEANPDDLTPGYLAALRRAGVDRLSIGIQSFDDACLKLMNRRHNAAQAIQAVRSAQSEGYENITVDLIFGVPGFGGDSLRRTLDTALGLGVQHISAYHLTIEPDTAFGRRAARGEFAPVDESVSEAEYALVHGTLTGAGFDHYEVSNYALPGFRARHNAAYWHGVKYLGIGPAAHSFDGRERHWNVDSVEDYLAGAAAEAEILTDRDRFNEYVMTRLRTAEGIDLAEAESLFGTERTARMRRDAEPWIRAGALTAEGGKMAVPAARMLVSDAVIETFFET from the coding sequence ATGGCGGGACTCTATTTCCATATACCTTTTTGCAGGCGCATCTGCGCCTACTGCGACTTCTACAAGAGCGTCGGGCTGGGACGCATGGAGGAGCTCGTAGCCGCCATGCACCGCGAGCTGGAGGCCCGGCGGGAATATCTCGGCGGCGAGGCCGTCCGCACCCGCTATTTCGGGGGCGGAACCCCGTCGCTCTGTCCGCCCGAAACCATCGCCGGGTTGTTGGATCATGCGGAGAAGTTGTTCGACTGTTCCGCGGCCGAGGAGACCACCCTCGAAGCCAACCCCGACGACCTGACGCCCGGATACCTCGCGGCGCTGCGCCGGGCGGGCGTCGACCGGCTCTCGATCGGCATCCAGTCGTTCGACGACGCCTGCCTGAAGCTGATGAACCGCCGCCACAATGCCGCGCAGGCCATTCAGGCAGTGCGGAGCGCACAATCCGAAGGTTATGAAAACATCACCGTAGACCTGATCTTCGGTGTGCCGGGATTCGGCGGCGACTCGCTGCGCCGCACGCTCGACACGGCGCTCGGGTTGGGCGTACAACACATTTCGGCATATCATTTGACCATAGAACCCGACACGGCCTTCGGGCGGCGCGCGGCCCGCGGGGAGTTCGCCCCGGTGGACGAGTCGGTCAGCGAAGCGGAATACGCCCTTGTGCACGGGACGCTGACCGGAGCCGGGTTCGACCATTACGAAGTCTCGAACTACGCCCTGCCGGGGTTCCGGGCCCGCCACAACGCCGCCTACTGGCACGGCGTGAAGTACCTCGGCATCGGCCCTGCGGCCCACTCGTTCGACGGGCGGGAACGCCACTGGAACGTCGATTCCGTGGAGGATTACCTCGCAGGAGCCGCTGCTGAGGCCGAAATACTGACCGACCGCGACCGCTTCAACGAGTATGTGATGACGCGGCTGCGCACGGCCGAAGGCATCGACCTCGCGGAAGCGGAGTCCCTTTTCGGAACGGAACGCACGGCGCGGATGCGGCGAGATGCGGAGCCTTGGATACGGGCCGGGGCACTTACGGCCGAGGGCGGCAAAATGGCCGTCCCGGCGGCGCGAATGCTGGTTTCCGACGCGGTGATCGAGACGTTCTTCGAAACGTAA
- a CDS encoding DUF3575 domain-containing protein gives MKNKRCKFGACALLFTLFGIQNALPQGYVKLNGLYALAGIVNPAVEFAITPKSTLQSEIVISPWKSFDGKHMTFAIFMGEYRRFFKEHNRGWYLGANIGMMAFDMSKPYIENWRLKFENRYCKGYGMMIGLCVGYEYQFAERWLLDAYFGWAWMDSHYNGYSNDGQIDMNPHRPVQPKYPDPFNGSSEWYPNKIGLSIGYRIFTPKRKTPDL, from the coding sequence ATGAAAAACAAACGCTGCAAATTCGGGGCCTGCGCGCTCCTGTTCACACTCTTCGGCATACAGAACGCACTCCCGCAGGGATACGTCAAGCTCAACGGACTCTACGCACTGGCAGGGATCGTCAACCCGGCCGTCGAGTTCGCCATCACGCCCAAATCAACGCTCCAGAGCGAGATCGTCATCTCCCCGTGGAAATCCTTCGACGGCAAGCACATGACCTTCGCCATCTTCATGGGCGAATACCGCCGCTTCTTCAAGGAGCACAACCGCGGGTGGTATCTCGGGGCCAACATCGGCATGATGGCCTTCGACATGTCGAAACCCTACATCGAGAACTGGCGCCTCAAGTTCGAGAACCGCTACTGCAAGGGCTACGGCATGATGATCGGCCTGTGCGTGGGTTACGAATACCAGTTCGCCGAGCGGTGGCTGCTGGACGCCTATTTCGGCTGGGCATGGATGGACAGCCACTACAACGGCTATTCGAACGACGGCCAGATCGACATGAATCCCCATCGTCCCGTGCAGCCCAAATACCCCGATCCGTTCAACGGCTCCTCGGAGTGGTATCCCAACAAGATCGGGCTCTCGATCGGCTACCGGATTTTCACCCCCAAGCGTAAGACGCCTGATTTATAG
- a CDS encoding SusE domain-containing protein, which produces MKHLWKYIAGALAFALPIASCSDDNTSDFPDKGWSELTAPVLTVSEEEVTLDADKADQEALKFSWTAASVVTRSSSVKYDLYLNIEGEDLFKGIKREWGGEAGLTISFTHKELNDLIITTFGGKSGERFAFRACVYAHTDNYLIEDKTSEEVAFAATAYAAEVVKPASLWMKGGACEYGWDKAIELPQGDAGTYTAENVVLKFGKPADNKGFKFYIEENGSYPFYGQKIDGEFGQIQTFAIANDGDSQFYPLQYDYTSGIYTVHVDLNAMLLTLTRTGDVTEFDPETALYILGDNMENGWNMVEANALLPVGENIYENTNIYLKPESSFKFDFYDWTEYIRDEAAGEYWTLKKKGDGDGDIRFIPGNQGLSEGYYTVRVDLNTLKVTLTGGTAPSYPETLFLFGPATEAGWNLGNFIPLTKTSNGVFQAKGVNIDVGTANPDDNKGNGFKFGISNSEWSTEYGAKEPFDDHDGQQGYRGWELAQGSNQFYPLLMGQASGVYDITVDFTTMAVRFEPAQGPDYPAALYILGDAMPHGWDLGQAVAMTQTAPGIFTAENVPVKVGTANPDDNKGYGFKFIISNTDWLTEYGAKEAFDDHDGQQGYRGWELVQGSNQFYPLLMGFGDGNYRITADFTTMTVRFEPM; this is translated from the coding sequence ATGAAACATCTTTGGAAATACATCGCGGGCGCGTTGGCTTTTGCACTCCCCATCGCCTCGTGCAGCGACGACAACACATCGGACTTTCCCGACAAGGGGTGGAGCGAACTGACGGCTCCCGTGCTCACCGTCTCGGAAGAGGAGGTAACGCTCGACGCAGACAAAGCGGATCAGGAGGCCCTGAAGTTCTCATGGACGGCAGCTTCGGTCGTGACCCGCAGTTCATCGGTCAAGTATGATCTATACCTGAACATAGAGGGTGAGGATCTGTTCAAAGGGATAAAACGAGAGTGGGGGGGGGAAGCCGGCCTGACGATCTCGTTCACGCACAAGGAGCTCAACGACCTCATCATAACGACGTTCGGCGGTAAAAGCGGCGAACGCTTCGCCTTCCGGGCATGCGTCTATGCACACACCGACAACTACCTTATCGAGGACAAAACCTCGGAGGAGGTAGCTTTTGCCGCTACAGCCTACGCTGCCGAAGTGGTAAAACCCGCATCGCTCTGGATGAAGGGAGGGGCCTGCGAATACGGCTGGGACAAGGCGATCGAATTGCCGCAAGGCGACGCAGGCACCTACACGGCAGAGAACGTCGTACTGAAATTCGGCAAACCCGCAGACAACAAAGGCTTCAAATTCTACATCGAGGAAAACGGCAGCTATCCGTTCTACGGACAGAAGATCGACGGCGAATTCGGCCAGATCCAGACCTTCGCCATCGCCAACGACGGAGATTCGCAGTTCTACCCTCTGCAATACGACTACACGAGCGGCATTTACACCGTACACGTCGACCTCAACGCCATGCTGCTCACGCTGACCCGGACGGGCGACGTCACGGAGTTCGATCCCGAAACGGCGCTCTACATCTTGGGCGACAACATGGAGAACGGCTGGAACATGGTCGAGGCGAATGCCCTGCTGCCTGTCGGGGAGAATATTTACGAGAACACCAACATTTATCTCAAGCCGGAGAGCAGCTTCAAATTCGATTTCTACGACTGGACGGAGTATATCCGCGACGAGGCGGCCGGCGAATACTGGACCCTTAAGAAAAAGGGCGACGGCGACGGCGACATCCGCTTCATCCCGGGTAATCAGGGGCTCAGCGAAGGCTACTATACCGTGCGCGTCGATCTCAACACCCTGAAAGTCACCCTCACGGGTGGCACGGCGCCCTCCTATCCCGAAACGCTGTTCCTCTTCGGCCCGGCTACGGAGGCGGGCTGGAACCTCGGCAACTTCATTCCCCTGACGAAAACAAGCAACGGGGTATTCCAAGCCAAAGGCGTGAACATCGACGTCGGCACGGCCAATCCGGACGACAACAAAGGCAACGGATTCAAATTCGGGATTTCGAACAGCGAATGGAGCACCGAATACGGCGCCAAGGAGCCTTTCGACGACCACGACGGACAACAGGGTTACCGCGGTTGGGAGCTTGCGCAAGGCAGCAATCAGTTCTATCCCCTGCTGATGGGGCAGGCTTCCGGAGTATACGACATCACCGTCGACTTCACGACGATGGCGGTACGCTTCGAACCGGCTCAGGGCCCGGATTACCCGGCTGCGCTCTACATATTGGGTGATGCGATGCCTCACGGTTGGGATTTGGGCCAGGCCGTGGCAATGACCCAAACCGCTCCGGGAATCTTCACGGCGGAAAACGTTCCGGTGAAGGTCGGCACGGCCAATCCCGACGATAACAAAGGCTACGGATTCAAATTCATCATCTCGAACACCGATTGGCTGACGGAATACGGCGCCAAGGAGGCTTTCGACGACCACGACGGACAACAGGGCTACCGCGGTTGGGAACTCGTTCAGGGAAGCAACCAGTTCTACCCCCTGCTGATGGGATTCGGGGACGGAAACTATCGGATTACGGCGGACTTCACAACCATGACAGTCCGGTTCGAACCGATGTAA
- the pckA gene encoding phosphoenolpyruvate carboxykinase (ATP) — translation MDKMDLKKYGITGVTEIVYNPSYDELFREETKKGLRGYEKGQLTETGAVNVMTGVYTGRSPKDKFFVMDETTKDTIWWTSDEYKNDNKPVTKAAWKELKKIASQELSGKKLYVVDTFCGANENSRLKIRFIMEVAWQAHFVKNMFIRPTDEELENYGEPDFVVLNASKAKVKNYKKLGLNSETAVVFNLTEKMQVIINTWYGGEMKKGMFSYMNYLLPLKGMASMHCSANTNAKGETAIFFGLSGTGKTTLSTDPKRQLIGDDEHGWDDDGVFNFEGGCYAKVINLSQENEPDIWNAIRRNALLENVTVDKKGKIDYSDKSVTENTRVSYPIFHIENIVKPVSKAPAAKKVIFLSADAFGVLPPVSILTPEQTKYYFLSGFTAKLAGTERGITEPTPTFSACFGAAFLSLHPTKYGEELVKKMQKSGAKAYLVNTGWNGTGKRISIKDTRGIIDAILDGSIDKAPTKTMPIFDFVVPTALPGVDPKILDPRDTYKNAKDWDVKAEDLANRFVKNFAKFTGNEEGKKLVAAGPKVK, via the coding sequence ATGGACAAAATGGATTTGAAAAAGTACGGGATCACCGGCGTGACCGAGATCGTGTACAATCCCTCCTACGACGAGTTGTTCCGTGAGGAGACCAAGAAAGGCCTGCGCGGCTATGAGAAGGGTCAACTGACCGAGACCGGTGCCGTGAACGTGATGACCGGCGTCTACACCGGCCGTTCGCCCAAGGACAAATTCTTCGTCATGGACGAGACCACCAAGGATACGATCTGGTGGACTTCCGACGAGTATAAGAACGACAACAAGCCCGTTACGAAGGCTGCATGGAAGGAGCTGAAGAAGATCGCTTCGCAGGAGCTGTCGGGCAAGAAGCTCTACGTTGTGGACACGTTCTGCGGCGCCAACGAGAACTCGCGCCTGAAGATCCGCTTCATCATGGAGGTGGCTTGGCAGGCTCATTTCGTGAAGAACATGTTCATCCGTCCGACGGACGAAGAGCTGGAGAACTACGGCGAGCCCGATTTCGTGGTGCTGAACGCTTCGAAGGCCAAGGTGAAGAACTACAAGAAGCTGGGTCTGAACTCGGAGACGGCCGTTGTCTTCAACCTCACCGAGAAGATGCAGGTTATCATCAACACTTGGTACGGCGGTGAGATGAAGAAAGGTATGTTCTCCTACATGAACTACCTGCTGCCGCTGAAGGGCATGGCTTCGATGCACTGCTCGGCCAACACCAACGCCAAGGGCGAGACCGCTATCTTCTTCGGTCTGTCGGGTACCGGCAAGACCACGCTTTCGACCGATCCGAAGCGTCAGCTCATCGGCGACGACGAGCACGGCTGGGACGACGACGGCGTATTCAACTTCGAGGGCGGCTGCTATGCCAAGGTCATCAACCTCTCGCAGGAGAATGAGCCCGATATCTGGAACGCCATCCGCCGCAACGCGCTGCTGGAGAACGTGACGGTAGACAAGAAGGGCAAGATCGACTACAGCGACAAGTCGGTGACGGAGAACACCCGCGTATCGTACCCGATCTTCCACATCGAGAACATCGTGAAGCCCGTATCGAAGGCTCCGGCTGCCAAGAAGGTGATCTTCCTCTCGGCCGACGCATTCGGCGTGCTGCCCCCGGTTTCGATCCTGACTCCCGAGCAGACGAAGTACTATTTCCTGTCGGGCTTCACCGCCAAGCTGGCCGGCACCGAGCGCGGCATTACCGAGCCCACGCCGACCTTCTCGGCCTGCTTCGGCGCTGCCTTCCTGTCGCTGCACCCCACCAAGTACGGTGAGGAGCTGGTGAAGAAGATGCAGAAGTCGGGTGCCAAGGCTTACCTCGTGAACACGGGCTGGAACGGAACCGGCAAGCGTATCTCGATCAAGGATACGCGCGGCATCATCGACGCGATCCTCGACGGTTCGATCGACAAGGCTCCGACCAAGACCATGCCTATCTTCGATTTCGTGGTTCCGACCGCTCTGCCGGGCGTAGACCCCAAGATCCTCGATCCGCGCGACACCTACAAGAACGCCAAGGATTGGGATGTGAAGGCCGAGGACCTCGCCAACCGTTTCGTGAAGAACTTCGCGAAGTTCACGGGCAACGAGGAGGGCAAGAAGCTCGTAGCTGCCGGTCCGAAGGTAAAATAA